The Streptomyces sp. NBC_00670 genome window below encodes:
- the aceB gene encoding malate synthase A, translating into MSAPVPSPPLVVDAAAPLPRQEEVLTEGALAFLGELHRRFTPRRDELLARRAQRRAEIARTARLDFLPETAAIRADDSWRVAPAPPALEDRRVEITGPTDRKMTVNALNSGARIWLADFEDASSPTWENVVLGQLNLIDAHRRTIDFTDDRSGKSYALRPDAELATAVVRPRGWHLDERHLADGEDGSRIPGALVDFGLYFFHNARRLLDLGKGPYFYLPKTESHLEARLWNDVFVFAQDHLGIARGTVRATVLIETITAAFEMDEILYELREHASGLNAGRWDYLFSLIKNFRAAGPEFVLPDRNAVTMTAPFMRAYTELLVRTCHRRGAHAIGGMAAFIPSRRDAEVNRVAFEKVRADKDREARDGFDGSWVAHPDLVPIARESFDAVLGDRPHQKDRLREDVEVTAADLLAVGSLDARPTHAGLVNAVQVGIRYIEAWLRGQGAVAIFHLMEDAATAEISRSQLWQWVHAGVVLDDGEKVTAELVRRVAADELSAVRAESGADAFAAGAWQEAHDLLVRVALDEDYAEFLTLPAYERLAG; encoded by the coding sequence GTGTCCGCACCCGTGCCGTCCCCGCCGCTCGTCGTCGACGCCGCCGCGCCCCTGCCCCGGCAGGAGGAGGTGCTGACCGAGGGGGCGCTCGCCTTCCTGGGCGAGCTGCACCGCCGGTTCACGCCCCGCCGCGACGAACTGCTCGCCCGCCGCGCGCAGCGCCGCGCCGAGATCGCCCGTACCGCGCGGCTGGACTTCCTCCCCGAGACGGCAGCGATCCGCGCGGACGACTCCTGGCGGGTGGCCCCCGCGCCGCCCGCCCTGGAGGACCGCCGGGTGGAGATCACCGGTCCCACCGACCGGAAGATGACCGTCAACGCGCTCAACTCCGGTGCCCGGATCTGGCTCGCCGACTTCGAGGACGCCTCGTCGCCCACCTGGGAGAACGTGGTCCTCGGCCAGCTCAACCTGATCGACGCCCACCGTCGCACCATCGACTTCACCGACGACCGCAGCGGCAAGTCGTACGCCCTGCGCCCCGACGCCGAGTTGGCCACGGCGGTCGTGCGCCCGCGCGGCTGGCACCTGGACGAACGCCATCTGGCCGACGGGGAGGACGGGTCCCGGATCCCGGGGGCGCTCGTCGACTTCGGGCTGTACTTCTTCCACAACGCGCGCCGGCTGCTCGACCTCGGCAAGGGACCGTACTTCTACCTCCCGAAGACGGAGTCGCATCTGGAGGCGCGCCTCTGGAACGACGTGTTCGTCTTCGCGCAGGACCACCTCGGCATCGCGCGCGGTACGGTCCGGGCCACCGTCCTGATCGAGACGATCACGGCGGCGTTCGAGATGGACGAGATCCTCTACGAACTGCGCGAGCACGCCTCGGGGTTGAACGCGGGCCGCTGGGACTATCTGTTCTCCCTGATCAAGAACTTCCGTGCCGCCGGGCCCGAGTTCGTGCTCCCGGACCGCAACGCGGTGACGATGACCGCCCCGTTCATGCGCGCGTACACCGAACTCCTCGTCCGCACCTGCCACCGGCGCGGCGCGCACGCGATCGGCGGCATGGCGGCGTTCATCCCCTCCCGGCGGGACGCGGAGGTCAACCGGGTCGCGTTCGAGAAGGTGCGCGCCGACAAGGACCGTGAGGCGCGCGACGGCTTCGACGGCTCCTGGGTCGCCCATCCCGACCTGGTGCCGATCGCCCGGGAGTCCTTCGACGCCGTGCTCGGCGACCGCCCGCACCAGAAGGACCGGCTGCGCGAGGACGTGGAGGTGACGGCCGCCGACCTGCTCGCGGTCGGCTCCCTCGACGCCCGCCCCACGCACGCGGGCCTGGTCAACGCCGTGCAGGTCGGCATCCGTTACATCGAGGCGTGGCTGCGCGGGCAGGGCGCGGTGGCCATCTTCCACCTCATGGAGGACGCCGCCACCGCGGAGATCTCGCGCTCCCAGCTCTGGCAGTGGGTGCACGCCGGTGTCGTCCTCGACGACGGCGAGAAGGTCACCGCGGAACTGGTCCGCCGGGTGGCCGCCGACGAACTCTCCGCCGTGCGGGCCGAGTCGGGAGCGGACGCCTTCGCCGCCGGGGCCTGGCAGGAGGCCCACGACCTGCTGGTGCGGGTGGCGCTCGACGAGGACTACGCGGAGTTCCTGACCCTGCCGGCGTACGAGCGGCTGGCGGGCTGA
- a CDS encoding nucleotidyltransferase family protein: MRTNQERTGAVDSGPGSGTGPAPVVGLLLAAGGGRRLGGRPKALLEYDGRPLVEHAVEVLRAAGCARVHVVLGAAADEVRARAELPGCALVDNPEWERGMGTSLRAGLASLAGTGAGAALVALVDQPGIGPRATERVRAAYTSPATLASAAYDGVRGHPVLLGADHWAGVAATATGDQGARAYLRAHAGALRLVECGDVAEPYDIDTEADLVRLRTGRPTASPASPASPAPPASPASPASPPSPTIDLPQ; this comes from the coding sequence ATGCGAACGAATCAAGAGCGAACCGGGGCCGTCGATTCCGGCCCCGGTTCCGGCACCGGCCCCGCCCCCGTCGTCGGTCTGCTGCTCGCGGCCGGGGGCGGACGGCGGCTCGGCGGGCGCCCCAAGGCGCTGCTCGAGTACGACGGGCGCCCCCTGGTGGAGCACGCGGTCGAGGTGCTGCGCGCGGCCGGCTGCGCCCGCGTGCACGTCGTGCTGGGCGCGGCCGCCGACGAGGTGCGCGCCCGCGCGGAGCTGCCGGGCTGCGCCCTGGTGGACAACCCGGAGTGGGAGCGGGGCATGGGCACCTCCCTGCGCGCCGGGCTCGCCTCGCTGGCCGGGACGGGGGCGGGCGCGGCGCTGGTCGCGCTGGTGGACCAGCCGGGGATCGGCCCGCGCGCGACGGAGCGCGTACGTGCCGCGTACACCTCCCCCGCGACGCTCGCCTCGGCGGCGTACGACGGCGTACGGGGCCACCCGGTGCTGCTGGGCGCCGACCACTGGGCCGGCGTGGCCGCGACGGCGACCGGTGACCAGGGGGCGCGCGCGTATCTCAGGGCGCACGCGGGCGCGCTACGGCTCGTGGAGTGCGGGGACGTGGCCGAGCCGTACGACATCGACACCGAGGCGGACCTCGTCCGGCTGCGCACCGGGCGGCCGACGGCTTCCCCGGCCTCTCCAGCCTCCCCGGCTCCCCCTGCCTCTCCAGCCTCCCCGGCTTCCCCACCCTCCCCAACCATTGATCTTCCACAATGA
- a CDS encoding DUF5955 family protein, which yields MLRSLGQRRVTGSDEDPRVAGLRTAVARLRRELALLPAQFPDRSIAEDELAAMAAMAAGGAPETRRLRRSLLLIAGSIGSVSALSRGLEEVRDAVDLFGTPRA from the coding sequence GTGTTGCGGAGCTTGGGGCAGAGACGAGTGACCGGCAGTGACGAGGACCCGAGAGTGGCCGGACTGCGGACCGCAGTCGCCCGCTTACGGCGTGAACTCGCCCTGCTTCCGGCGCAGTTCCCCGACCGGTCCATCGCCGAGGACGAGCTCGCGGCGATGGCCGCGATGGCCGCGGGCGGCGCGCCGGAGACGCGGCGGCTGCGACGTTCGCTGCTGCTGATCGCCGGGTCGATCGGCTCCGTGAGCGCGCTGTCGCGGGGGCTGGAGGAGGTGCGGGACGCGGTGGATCTGTTCGGGACGCCGCGTGCGTAG
- a CDS encoding IclR family transcriptional regulator: MPSSSSAGDRDAAKTSGSGGGSGGGVQSLERAFDLLERMADAGGEVGLSELAASSGLPLPTIHRLMRTLVGSGYVRQQPNRRYALGPRLIRLGESASRLLGTWARPQLARLVAETGETANMALLDGDEIVYVAQVPSKHSMRMFTEVGRRVLPHTTGVGKALLAGLEPAEVRALLRRTGMPAATEKTITSPDAFLAALEEVRRQGYAVDDSEQEIGVRCLAVPVPGAPTAAALSISGPAGRVTEAATATIVPVLRQVAAELSRALADQDQGAVGEAGH, translated from the coding sequence GTGCCGTCCTCGTCCAGCGCCGGCGACCGAGACGCCGCCAAGACCTCCGGCTCAGGTGGCGGCTCCGGTGGCGGTGTCCAGTCCCTGGAGCGCGCCTTCGACCTGCTGGAGCGGATGGCGGACGCGGGCGGCGAGGTCGGCCTGAGCGAGTTGGCGGCGAGCAGCGGGCTGCCGCTGCCCACCATCCACCGCCTCATGCGCACGCTGGTCGGCTCCGGGTACGTGCGCCAGCAGCCGAACCGGCGGTACGCGCTCGGCCCCCGGCTCATCCGCCTCGGCGAGTCCGCCTCCCGGCTGCTGGGTACCTGGGCCCGGCCGCAGCTCGCCCGACTCGTGGCGGAGACCGGCGAGACGGCCAACATGGCGCTGCTCGACGGCGACGAGATCGTGTACGTGGCGCAGGTGCCGTCCAAGCACTCGATGCGGATGTTCACCGAGGTGGGCCGCCGGGTGCTGCCGCACACCACGGGGGTCGGCAAGGCGCTGCTGGCCGGTCTGGAACCGGCGGAGGTGCGGGCCCTGCTGCGGCGTACGGGCATGCCGGCCGCGACGGAGAAGACGATCACGTCACCGGACGCGTTCCTCGCCGCCCTGGAGGAGGTGCGGCGCCAGGGGTACGCGGTCGACGACAGCGAGCAGGAGATCGGCGTGCGCTGCCTCGCGGTCCCGGTGCCGGGCGCCCCGACCGCCGCGGCCCTCTCCATCTCGGGCCCGGCCGGCCGGGTCACCGAGGCGGCGACGGCCACGATCGTGCCGGTGCTGCGGCAGGTCGCGGCGGAACTGTCGCGGGCGCTGGCGGACCAGGACCAGGGGGCCGTCGGGGAGGCGGGGCACTGA
- a CDS encoding AIM24 family protein: MTLRQDIVGNAMQMAIVNLRPGQTVYCEAGKFLFKTTNVRMETRLSAPGSGGGGQAGAGSGSGSGGMGGMLRQAMGTAMQAGQRMLAGESLAFQYFTASGGEGTVGFAGVLPGEMRALELDGTRAWFAEKDAFVAAESSVEFGIAFQGGRTGMSGGEGFILEKFTGQGTVIIAGAGNFIDLDPADFGGRIEVDTGCVVAFEEGIRYGVQRIGGLNRQGLMNAVLGGEGLSLATLEGNGRVILQSLTIESLANALKKAQGGDKQGPTGGLFSTHAG, from the coding sequence GTGACTCTTCGGCAAGACATCGTCGGCAACGCCATGCAGATGGCGATCGTCAACCTGCGTCCCGGCCAGACCGTGTACTGCGAGGCCGGCAAGTTCCTCTTCAAGACCACGAACGTCAGGATGGAGACGCGCCTGTCCGCGCCGGGCAGCGGCGGCGGCGGTCAGGCCGGTGCCGGCTCGGGCTCCGGGAGCGGCGGCATGGGCGGCATGCTCCGCCAGGCCATGGGCACCGCCATGCAGGCCGGCCAGCGGATGCTCGCCGGCGAGTCCCTGGCGTTCCAGTACTTCACGGCCTCCGGCGGCGAGGGCACCGTCGGCTTCGCCGGTGTGCTCCCCGGCGAGATGCGCGCCCTGGAACTGGACGGCACGCGCGCGTGGTTCGCGGAGAAGGACGCCTTCGTCGCCGCCGAGTCGAGCGTGGAGTTCGGCATCGCCTTCCAGGGCGGCCGCACGGGCATGAGCGGGGGCGAGGGCTTCATCCTGGAGAAGTTCACCGGACAGGGCACGGTGATCATCGCCGGCGCCGGCAACTTCATCGACCTCGATCCGGCGGACTTCGGCGGCCGGATCGAGGTCGACACCGGCTGCGTCGTCGCCTTCGAGGAGGGCATCCGGTACGGCGTCCAGCGCATCGGCGGCCTCAACCGCCAGGGGCTCATGAACGCGGTCCTGGGCGGCGAGGGCCTGTCCCTGGCCACCCTGGAGGGCAACGGCCGGGTGATCCTGCAGTCGCTCACCATCGAGAGCCTGGCCAATGCCCTGAAGAAGGCCCAGGGCGGCGACAAGCAGGGCCCCACGGGCGGCCTGTTCTCGACGCACGCGGGATGA
- a CDS encoding dihydrofolate reductase family protein, with translation MGKLTLTAFVTLDGVHQAPGGPQEDPSGGFEQGGWSVPFGDDDFGAFVVENFGRVGAFLLGRRTYDIFASYWPKRTDPADPIATKLNALPKYVASRTLTDAAWQHTTVLGGDLVKEVEQLKERTDDEVQIHGSATLAQSLLAHDLIDTVHLCVFPVVLGAGRRLFAEGAVPTAFRHVEARMTGAGVAIHTYDRAGRPTYGSY, from the coding sequence ATGGGAAAGCTCACCCTCACCGCGTTCGTCACCCTCGACGGCGTCCACCAGGCGCCCGGCGGCCCCCAGGAGGACCCGAGCGGCGGGTTCGAACAGGGCGGCTGGAGCGTGCCGTTCGGCGACGACGACTTCGGCGCCTTCGTCGTGGAGAACTTCGGGCGCGTCGGCGCGTTCCTGCTCGGCCGCCGCACGTACGACATCTTCGCCTCGTACTGGCCGAAGCGGACCGACCCCGCCGACCCGATCGCGACGAAGCTGAACGCCCTGCCGAAGTACGTCGCCTCGCGGACGCTCACCGACGCCGCCTGGCAGCACACCACGGTCCTCGGCGGCGACCTCGTCAAGGAGGTCGAGCAGCTCAAGGAGCGCACGGACGACGAGGTCCAGATCCACGGCAGCGCGACCCTCGCGCAGTCACTGCTGGCCCACGACCTGATCGACACCGTGCACCTGTGCGTCTTCCCGGTGGTCCTCGGCGCCGGCCGCCGCCTGTTCGCGGAGGGCGCCGTACCGACCGCGTTCCGGCACGTGGAGGCACGTATGACGGGCGCCGGCGTCGCGATCCACACCTACGACCGCGCCGGCCGCCCGACGTACGGCAGCTACTGA
- a CDS encoding NADPH:quinone reductase — translation MRAAYIEQLGSPEVIRIGELSAPVPGAGEVLVDVVATAVDPVDTLVRSGVFRTPLTFPFVVGRDLVGTVVEAAAGFAAGETVWCNSLGHGGRQGAAAERVVVAANRLYRLPPGVPPLEAVAVLHPAATAYLALFNHGELLPGETVLVAGAAGNVGSALVTLAARAGARVVATASPRDHEHVRALGADAVVDYREPVERLAEAAPDGVDLHIDTSGRHDLDAAVDLLAHRGRIVLLAGPGARPVLPVGPLYMKDASVRGFAISRATVAELAEAAAALNDALARGLLRPRALEVLPLDAAAEAHRRLEAGELHGRRVVLRVRDTTEAGAQ, via the coding sequence ATGCGCGCCGCTTACATCGAACAGCTCGGGTCGCCCGAGGTGATCCGGATCGGGGAACTGTCCGCGCCCGTGCCGGGGGCGGGTGAGGTGCTGGTGGACGTGGTGGCCACCGCCGTCGATCCGGTGGACACGCTGGTGCGGTCGGGGGTGTTCCGGACGCCGCTCACGTTTCCCTTCGTCGTCGGGCGGGATCTGGTGGGGACGGTCGTGGAGGCGGCCGCCGGGTTCGCGGCGGGCGAGACCGTGTGGTGCAACAGCCTGGGGCACGGCGGGCGGCAGGGGGCCGCCGCCGAGCGGGTCGTCGTCGCCGCGAACCGGCTGTACCGGCTGCCGCCGGGGGTGCCGCCGCTGGAGGCGGTGGCGGTGCTGCATCCGGCCGCCACCGCGTACCTCGCCCTCTTCAACCACGGGGAGCTGCTGCCCGGCGAGACCGTGCTGGTGGCGGGGGCCGCCGGCAATGTGGGCTCGGCGCTGGTGACGCTGGCCGCGCGGGCCGGGGCACGGGTGGTCGCCACCGCCTCGCCGCGCGATCACGAGCACGTACGGGCGCTGGGCGCGGACGCGGTCGTCGACTACCGGGAGCCGGTCGAACGGCTGGCCGAGGCGGCCCCGGACGGTGTCGACCTGCACATCGACACCTCCGGCCGGCACGACCTGGACGCGGCCGTCGACCTGCTCGCCCACCGGGGCCGCATCGTGCTGCTGGCCGGGCCCGGGGCGCGGCCCGTACTGCCGGTGGGGCCGCTGTACATGAAGGACGCCTCCGTGCGCGGCTTCGCGATCTCCCGGGCCACCGTGGCCGAGCTGGCGGAGGCCGCGGCGGCCCTGAACGACGCGCTCGCCCGGGGGCTGCTGCGTCCCCGCGCCCTCGAGGTGCTCCCGCTCGACGCGGCGGCCGAGGCCCACCGACGGCTGGAGGCCGGTGAGCTGCACGGCCGCCGGGTGGTGCTGCGGGTGCGGGACACGACGGAGGCCGGGGCTCAGTAG